A section of the Halichoerus grypus chromosome 11, mHalGry1.hap1.1, whole genome shotgun sequence genome encodes:
- the OR51V1 gene encoding LOW QUALITY PROTEIN: olfactory receptor 51V1 (The sequence of the model RefSeq protein was modified relative to this genomic sequence to represent the inferred CDS: substituted 1 base at 1 genomic stop codon): MIALRSPSVNSSSVILTAFSGLEQQYPWISIPFSTIYAMVFLGNCLVLHVIWTEPSLHQPMFYFLGMLALTDLCMGLSTVHTMLGILWGFIREISLDSCIAQSYFIHGLSFMESSVLLTMAFDRYITIYHPLRYSSILNNSRIFKIGLTIVVRSFFFITPPIINLKIFHYCHSHILSHSFCLHQDLLCLACSDIRFNSYYVLMLVIFTLLLDAVLILYSYVLILRAVLAIASQEEWHKSFQTCISHICAVLVFYIPIISLTMVHRFGKRLSPVIHVLMGNIHILFPPLMNPIMYSVKTQQIQSRMLRLFSLKMCXDAQVF; this comes from the coding sequence ATGATTGCTTTGAGAAGCCCTAGCGTGAATTCTTCCTCCGTCATTCTCACTGCATTTTCTGGCCTGGAGCAGCAATATCCCTGGATCTCCATTCCCTTCTCCACCATCTATGCCATGGTCTTCCTGGGAAACTGCCTGGTGCTGCATGTGATCTGGACAGAGCCAAGCCTGCACCAGCCCATGTTCTACTTCCTGGGCATGCTGGCCCTCACTGACCTGTGCATGGGGCTGTCCACAGTGCACACGATGCTGGGCATTCTGTGGGGGTTCATTCGAGAAATCAGCCTGGATTCCTGCATTGCCCAGTCCTACTTCATCCATGGTCTGTCCTTCATGGAGTCCTCTGTCCTCCTTACTATGGCCTTTGATAGGTATATCACTATTTACCATCCACTGCGTTATTCCTCCATTCTGAATAATTCCAGGATTTTCAAAATTGGGCTCACCATAGTAGTTAGGAGTTTCTTCTTTATTACACCCCCCATCATCAATCTGAAAATTTTCCATTACTGCCATTCCCACATCCTCTCTCACTCATTCTGCCTGCACCAGGACCTTCTCTGCCTAGCTTGCTCAGACATCAGATTTAATAGCTACTACGTCCTGATGCTGGTCATTTTCACGCTGTTGTTGGATGCTGTTCTGATCCTTTACTCCTATGTCCTGATTCTTAGGGCAGTCTTGGCAATTGCCTCTCAGGAGGAGTGGCATAAGTCATTTCAGACCTGCATCTCCCACATTTGTGCTGTTCTGGTGTTCTACATCCCTATCATTAGCCTAACAATGGTGCACCGTTTCGGCAAACGTCTCTCCCCTGTGATCCATGTACTTATGGGCAACATCCACATCCTTTTCCCACCTTTGATGAACCCCATCATGTACAGTGTCAAGACCCAGCAGATTCAGAGCAGAATGCTCAGActcttttctctgaaaatgtgTTGAGATGCTCAGgtcttttaa
- the LOC118528782 gene encoding hemoglobin subunit beta, giving the protein MVHLTGEEKSAVTALWGKVNVDEVGGEALGRLLVVYPWTQRFFDSFGDLSSADAIMGNPKVKAHGKKVLNSFSDGLKNLDNLKGTFAKLSELHCDKLHVDPENFKLLGNVLVCVLAHHFGKEFTPQVQAAYQKVVAGVANALAHKYH; this is encoded by the exons ATGGTGCATCTGACTGGTGAGGAGAAGTCTGCCGTCACCGCCCTGTGGGGCAAGGTGAACGTGGATGAAGTTGGTGGTGAGGCCCTGGGCAG GCTGCTGGTTGTCTACCCCTGGACTCAGAGGTTCTTTGACTCCTTTGGGGACCTGTCCTCTGCTGATGCTATTATGGGCAACCCCAAGGTCAAGGCCCATGGCAAGAAGGTGCTGAATTCCTTTAGTGATGGCCTGAAGAATCTGGACAACCTCAAGGGCACCTTTGCTAAGCTCAGTGAGCTGCACTGTGACAAGCTGCACGTGGATCCTGAGAACTTCAAG CTCCTGGGCAACGTGCTGGTGTGTGTGCTGGCTCACCACTTTGGCAAAGAATTCACCCCTCAGGTGCAGGCTGCCTATCAGAAGGTGGTGGCTGGTGTGGCCAATGCCCTGGCTCACAAATACCATTGA
- the LOC118528783 gene encoding hemoglobin subunit beta-like, producing MVHLTGEEKSLVSGLWGKVKVDEVGGEALGRLLVVYPWTQRFFDSFGDLSSPSAIMGNPKVKAHGKKVLNSFSDGLKNLDNLKGTFAKLSELHCDKLHVDPENFRLLGNVLVCVLARHFGKEFTPQAQGAFQKVVAGVANALAHKYH from the exons ATGGTGCATCTGACTGGTGAGGAGAAGTCCCTTGTCTCCGGCCTGTGGGGCAAGGTGAAAGTGGATGAAGTTGGTGGTGAAGCCCTGGGCAG GCTGCTGGTTGTCTACCCCTGGACTCAGAGGTTCTTTGACTCCTTTGGGGACCTGTCCTCTCCTAGTGCTATTATGGGCAACCCCAAGGTCAAGGCCCATGGCAAGAAGGTGCTGAATTCCTTTAGTGATGGCCTGAAGAATCTGGACAACCTCAAGGGCACCTTTGCTAAGCTCAGTGAGCTGCACTGTGACAAGCTGCATGTGGATCCCGAGAACTTCAGG CTCCTGGGCAATGTGCTGGTGTGTGTGCTGGCCCGCCACTTTGGCAAGGAATTCACCCCACAGGCGCAGGGTGCCTTTCAGAAGGTGGTAGCTGGTGTGGCCAATGCCCTGGCCCACAAATACCACTGA